Proteins encoded in a region of the Bactrocera tryoni isolate S06 chromosome 4, CSIRO_BtryS06_freeze2, whole genome shotgun sequence genome:
- the LOC120775336 gene encoding protein regulator of cytokinesis 1-like: MADFEGENLELQRLMAENVNDLASIWTEMFDEEMCLYNFKKLKEHVKTFFTELKEESLQRRGLIEDEIKELQKEADMLCRLLKTDVEFPRIDDKNVPLLVLQSKMDKSLTELREQLRRRREEICELLLEQEGLCEELGEAPRPLLADPLPSEEDILEFRTHLDQLKMERMERLNEMSVLRREIKNYLNILETQVNTDTEDRLLNHRQIKLNEETFKALKRMQELYGARVQALSERIDSMRKKLDSLWVRLKTSPNTRNKFKRHTEYNQRTYNVLKDELHRCESLQSQNIKECLQQIRTEIVEWWDKTLKSETERNRFSNFHNNCYTEDLLVLHEIELEDIKRFYENNRQIFELYDNRRLLWDRMIALEAKASDPGRYNNRGGQLLKEEKERKTIATKLPKIEQQIRELVVAFEEKEHQEFRVYGENILELMEKEWEKKRQEKEKMSSARKNAQTPHPVTGRTPMSAKNGSMISMRKAPSNTNLSALPSASANSAKKRKLLQNERNTPLAKRSLVFPLNSPSVFTKPMLNARNTGSTKSFKSPLKKSRVIATTIRRRSGRQSSGNKKRSSLNKTVKKNTVATPKILINDASDWNTDEATDDAYESFQKSIDPDSRSSIIHTAFSRIAATSSTISTRSKRIHPSDSCVVHLPNPRAGFHHPLTPSKMSPAASSRKLTTKNLPIII; the protein is encoded by the coding sequence ATGGCTGACTTTGAGGGGGAGAATTTGGAGCTGCAAAGGCTAATGGCAGAAAATGTTAACGATCTTGCTTCAATATGGACGGAAATGTTTGATGAAGAAATGtgcttatataattttaaaaaactgaAGGAACatgtgaaaactttttttacggAATTGAAAGAAGAGTCATTGCAAAGAAGAGGACTTATAGAAGATGAAATAAAGGAGTTACAAAAAGAAGCAGATATGCTTTGTCGCTTATTAAAAACAGACGTGGAGTTCCCCAGAATTGATGACAAAAATGTACCTTTGTTGGTTCTACAGTCGAAAATGGATAAAAGTTTGACTGAATTGCGAGAGCAATTACGGCGGCGCCGAGAAGAAATCTGCGAGTTGTTACTTGAGCAAGAAGGTCTATGTGAAGAGTTGGGGGAAGCTCCTCGTCCTCTTTTGGCTGACCCTTTACCTTCAGAAGAGGATATTTTGGAATTTCGTACTCACTTAGATCAATTAAAGATGGAGCGTATGGAACGCTTGAATGAGATGTCAGTATTACGCCGGGagataaaaaattacttaaatatattagagACACAAGTTAATACAGACACGGAAGACAGACTATTAAATCACAGACAAATTAAACTGAATGAAGAGACTTTTAAAGCGCTCAAACGTATGCAAGAATTATATGGGGCGCGGGTACAAGCATTGTCTGAGCGCATAGATAGTATGCGTAAGAAATTAGATTCCCTTTGGGTGCGCTTGAAAACATCGCCGAACACTCGAAATAAATTTAAGCGTCATACAGAATATAACCAGCGAACGTATAATGTACTTAAAGACGAACTGCATCGATGCGAATCTTTGCAGagtcaaaatataaaagaatgcCTCCAACAAATCCGAACGGAGATTGTGGAATGGTGGGATAAAACACTTAAATCGGAAACAGAGAGAAAtcgtttttctaattttcacaATAATTGTTATACAGAAGATCTATTAGTATTACATGAAATTGAGTTGgaagatataaaacgattttatgaaaataatcgGCAGATATTTGAACTTTACGATAATAGGAGATTGCTTTGGGATCGAATGATTGCTCTCGAGGCTAAAGCTTCAGATCCAGGCCGGTATAATAATCGTGGGGGCCAATTACTTAAAGAGGAAAAGGAACGCAAAACAATCGCTACTAAATTGCCGAAAATTGAGCAGCAGATTCGAGAGTTAGTTGTTGCCTTTGAAGAGAAAGAGCATCAAGAGTTTCGTGTTTATGGCGAAAATATTTTAGAGTTAATGGAAAAAGAATGGGAGAAGAAACGTCAAGAAAAGGAGAAAATGAGCAGTGCACGTAAAAATGCTCAAACCCCTCACCCAGTTACAGGTCGAACACCTATGTCAGCAAAAAACGGTTCAATGATTTCAATGCGTAAAGCCCCCTCTAACACTAACTTATCCGCACTCCCGTCTGCCTCTGCCAACTCAGCGAAGAAACGGAAACTGCttcaaaatgaaagaaataccCCGTTGGCTAAACGAAGTTTAGTTTTTCCACTTAACAGTCCTAGCGTTTTCACAAAACCAATGTTAAACGCTCGTAATACAGGCTCAACAAAATCGTTCAAATCGCCTTTGAAGAAATCACGTGTCATTGCAACCACAATACGTCGTAGGTCGGGGCGTCAAAGTTCTGGAAACAAAAAGCGGTCCTCCTTGAATAAGACCGTAAAGAAAAATACAGTTGCTACACCAAAAATTCTTATCAATGATGCCTCTGATTGGAACACTGATGAAGCTACAGATGATGCATATGAATCCTTCCAGAAAAGCATTGATCCCGATTCACGTTCTTCTATAATACACACGGCTTTTTCACGCATTGCTGCAACCTCATCGACTATTTCGACTCGGTCCAAACGAATTCATCCGAGTGACAGCTGTGTTGTACACTTGCCTAATCCCCGTGCTGGGTTTCACCATCCACTCACACCGTCCAAAATGTCGCCCGCTGCAAGCAGCCGAAAACTTACAACGAAAAATTT